AGCACAACATGCGTGTGAAAACCAGCGTTTTGAACCAGGTCCTAGAGGATGCGGTAGCGATAAATCCGCCCCCGACAGGACATGGAAAGCGGCTTCGTATTTATTTTGCTACACAGGCGGACGTGCAGCCGCCGACATTCGTCTTTTTTGTCAACGATGCGGAATTGATGCATTTCTCGTATCTGCGCTTTCTGGAAAATCGCTTGCGTGAGAGTTTTGGCTTTGAAGGTACTCCTTTGAAGCTGGTGGTGCGCAATCGTAAAGAAAAGGAAGATGCGTAAAAAGGAGGCTGCATGGTGGAGTTTCTTTGGATTGTTGCTGTAAGTTATTTGGTGGGGGCCATTCCCAACGGCTTGTTACTGGGGAAAGCGTTTTGGCACACGGATCTGCGTCAATTGGGCAGCTGCAACATTGGGGCGACGAATGCCTTTAGGGTGCTGGGGCCTTGGCCTGCTTTCTGGGTGTTTTTGACCGATGCCGCTAAAGGTGTTTTTGGTGTCTGGCTGGCAAGTCAAATGGCGATGCCGTCTCTTTGGGTGGTGGCGGCGGGTATTGCTGCTATTGCCGGACACAATTGGTCTGTTTTTCTGGGCTTCAAAGGCGGGCGTGGCGTGGCGACCGGCTTGGGAGTTATTGCCTTTTTGGTGCCTAAGGTGACTTTAATTGTTTTTGCTGTTTGGGCGTTGATTGTCTGGCTGACTCGTTATGTGTCGCTGGCGTCCATTGTAGCGGCGGCCTTAGTGCCTGTTTGTATGTGGTTTTTGGGAGAAGAGCCAGCTATCTTGCTGTTTGGCGTTTTGGCGGCAATTTTTGTTATCGTGCGTCATCGTCCTAATATTCAGCGGCTGTTGAAAGGCGAAGAGTCAAAGATTCGTTCTGGTAAGCGCTGACTGAAGAAGGAGTTTGGAGTTCTAAAAAGAATATATTTCTTAAAGGAGGGAATGGTATGGAAGAAACAATGGCATCTTTACTGCAATGCAAAAATTGGGCGTTAGTGGGGGCGACCTCTAACAAGGGGAAATTTGGCTATAAAATTTTTCAAGTTATGCGAACGAATGGTTTGCATGTATTCGCTGTCAACCCAGGGTTGCAAGAAATTGACGGCCAACCGTGCTACGCCTCTTTGGCGGATTTGCCGGAACCGGTTGAAGCGGTAAATGTCGTAGTACCTCCTAAAGTCGCTTTGGGAATTTTGGAAGAATGCCAACGTCTGAATATCTCCAAGGTCTGGTTGCAACCGGGAGCTGATACGGTAGAAGTGGTGGAAAAAGCCAAAGAGTTAGGTTTGCAGGTAGTGTATGACGCGTGCATTATGATTGAGTTGAGACACAGAGGAGGAGTATGAATGGCTGCTTTGAAAGAAGTAAATGATGCAATGTACCAGGAGGAAGTATTGGATGAGAAGCAACCGGTATTGGTTGATTTTTGGGCGCCCTGGTGCAGCTATTGCAACAAACTGACTCCTGTCTTAGAAGAAATATCCCTAGAATTGGCGGATAAACTGAAAATCGTAAAAATCAATGTAGATGAAAACCGCTCACTGGCTCAACGTTATGATATTAAAGGTCTGCCGACGATGATGTTAGTCAAGGATGGCGATGTGGCAGAAAAAATTGTTGGCTTTTTGCCGAAAGCATCTATTGTAGGAAAGGTAGAGCCGTTTCTTTAATGAACTATTGAGTTGATTGATGCATTTCGACACAAGAAAATCATCAGTAAAATAAGGCATAAGAAAAGGACGCCATTAGGCGTCCTTTTCTTATGCCTTATTTTACTGGGCAATCGATTGATTTAACGAGGTGATCAGCGCTTCAATGTCAATGCCATGGGCGCTGGCGCCCTGCTCGATATTTTCGAAGCGGGCGGCGGCGCAGCCTAGGCAGCCCATACCGAAATTGCGGAATACGTCTACTGTTTCAGGGTGCTGTTGGACTACTTCGATAATGCTCATTTCTTTAGTGATGCTTTTCATGATTTTCCTCCTAGTACTCTGCCATGCAGAACTAATTCTCTATGGTTTATTATAACATTGATTTGCATAGATCACACGCTGAAAGCATTTTTTTCTGTTGAACCGCAACGTGAGGCGGAAAAATAAGCTAATTTTGCAAAAAAGAACAAAAATGGGTCAAAAGTCTTGTTTGATGGGGCGTTTGTTCTCTTTTTATAAAAAATGTAAAAAACCTGGAAAAACAAGAAGGATTTTCACGAACAAATACGAATAATCATAAATGTGGGTTAAAGTGGTGGAAAGTGGGTGGTAAAGGTGCTTTTGGGAGAGTATCAACATACCTTAGATGCCAAAGGTCGCCTGATTTTACCTGCTAAATTCCGCGAAGAAATTGGAGAGACCATTGTTTTTACCAAGGGTCTTGATGACTGTTTGTTTGGTTATTCCCTTTCTGAATGGAGCCTTTTAGAAGAAAAATTGAAAAAATTACCGTTGGCGAAGCCAGAAGCCCGAGCTTTTACACGATTTTTCTTTGCAGGAGCCGCAGAAATAGGGTATGATAAACAAGGAAGAATATTACTTCCTCCCGTATTGCGTGAACATGCACGCTTAGAAAAAGAAGTTGTCGTCATCGGTGTATCAAATCGTATCGAGATTTGGAGTCAAGATGCTTGGAATACTTATAATGAAGCATTGGCTCCAAGTGTATCGGATTTGACCCAGGAGTTGATTGATCTGGGGATTTGATGACGAGGAGGTTCGTTTTGCAAGAGTTTCACCATGTCAGCGTATTGCTGGAAAAGACCGTACAGGCGGTCCTGCAGGATCCAGCAGGAATTTATGTGGATTGCACCTTGGGTGGTGCCGGTCATGCTAAATATTTAGCGGACCAATTGAACGCCCAAGGACGTTTCATAGGTATTGACCAGGATCCGGCGGCGTTGGCAGCCGGCAGGGAAAGACTGAGCGGTGTGCAATGCCAAGTGGATTTAATGCACAGTAATTTTTCCCGCCTCAGCGATGTTTTAGCGGAATTGGGTGTGGCAAAGGTCAATGGCATTGTTTTTGACCTGGGTGTTTCTTCCCATCAGTTGGACGTTGCCGAGCGTGGGTTTTCGTATCAGCAGGATGCGCCTCTCGACATGCGGATGAATCCGCAGCAGGCGAGCAGTGCTTATGATGTAGTCAATACCTACGAAGAAGCGGAATTGACGCGCATTATAAAAGAGTTTGGAGAAGAACGTTGGGCTAAGCGTATTGCTGCTTTTATTGCAACCGCTCGGCAGACGGCTCCTATTGAGACAACCGGCCAACTAGTAGATATTATTAAACGGGCGATTCCGGCTGCCGCCCGGCGAGATGGGCCGCACCCGGCCAAACGCACTTTCCAGGCTATTCGGATTGAAGTGAATCAAGAACTGGAAATTTTACAAGGGGCATTTCGTACTGCTATTGAACATTTACTCCCTGGAGGGAGATTAGCGATTATTACTTTTCATTCCCTAGAAGACCGTGCAGCTAAACAGGCGTTGGCGGCGGCGGCGAAAGGCTGTATTTGTCCGCCTAAGCTTCCTATATGTATGTGCGGCCATCAGCCTCAAGTGCGGTTGGTAGGAAAGCCAGTTACGCCTTCAGAGCATGAGCTGGAGAGTAATCCCAGGGCGAGAAGCGCCAAACTACGTATAGCTGAGAAACTGGGCAGGTAATCAGATCCAAGGAGGGACTCGCATGTTGGCTCAACAAAGACAGGAGTGGAAACATCCTGTAGAAGAACAGCAACATACACCTGCGAAAATCTTTCGTAAGCAACCGCAATGCGATGTTCGTTTGCGAGCGAGAGTGGGCTTGCTTGTTTGCGGCGTAGCATTGTTGGCCATTGTCGGTGCAGTTTGCAGTGAGTTCGTCGTTACTACCGGGTATTCGGTTGTAAAGACGAAATCCCAAGTTATGGCACTAGAAAAAGAAAATGAACAATTGCAGTTGGAAATTGCGCAACTCAAAGCTCCGCAGCGCATTCAAGCTGTTGCTATGCGAGAATTGGGCATGGTGACGCCACAAAACTTGTACTGCGTTAATCCTCAGACGGCTCCTAACTATGCTTCAGTAGAAGCGCAGGATGATCTTTGGGATCGTGTAAAAGCCAACTTAAAGGGAGCGACAGCACAAGCAGGTACAAATCGCTAAGCTATTATATTTTTTACTAATAGATTTATGAAAAGCAGCCAGTACGGTTGCTTTTTCGTGTTTTGTCATACTTTCGTGATTGGACTTTTTTTGCAGTAATCGTTACAATTAATACCAAGTAAACGCAGAGGAGATGTACTGATGCAAAAGATGCTGTCAGAACTTATAGCGCTATTGCCTGAAGCTCAATGCCAAGAAACTTGTGAAGTTGCAATCACTGGAATTACACAAGACTCCAGGCAGGTAAGGCGAGGAAGTCTTTTTATTTGCTTGCCAGGCAGTAAAGTAGATGGGCATGATTTTGCCGAAAAGGCAATAGCTGAAGGAGCGGTAGCTCTTTTGGCGGAACGACCGCTGGCTGTTTCCGGCGCTGCGGTGATCGTGGTTCCTGATGTACGCAAGGCTATGGGACGTATTGTTCCTTTTTTTTATGATAGGCCGACGCAAAAACTGCGTTTGCTAGGGGTTACCGGTACAAACGGTAAAACTACTACAACCTATTTATTAAAGGCTATTTTGGAGGCGGCAGGCTATCGCGTTGGCCTGATTGGGACGATTCAGTCCCTGATCGGCGATGAAAAGGTTCCAACTAAGAATACGACGCCTGATGTGGTTGAACTTCAAGAATTAATGTGGCGTATGGCGGAAGCCGGCATGGAGTATGTTGTTATGGAAGTATCTTCACATGCTTTGGCCCTGGACCGTGTGGCCGGCTGCGAATTTGATATGGCTATGTTTACGAATATGACTCAGGATCATTTGGATTTTCATAAGACTCTTGGAGAATATGCCGAAGCTAAGGCGCGCTTATTTTCTCTTGCCTCGCAGGCTGGTTCTAAAATAGGCAAGCACGCGGTGATCAATGCAGACGATGCAGCGGCGGAGGTCATGCGGAACGCGACTGATTGTGACATACTTACGTATGGAATTGAGAACGCCAAAGCGGACTTGCTGGCTAAAGAGGTTCAGGTGACGCCGGAAGGCGCACGCTTCATGTTGCAACGCAAGGGCGAAGAATGGCCGGTTAAACTGCTGCTTACAGGACGCTTTAATGTTTATAATGCATTAGGAGCTATAGGCGCGGCTTTAAGCGAGGGTATATCTTGGCCGGTGATACAAGAAGCGCTGGCCGTTTTTGCAGGCGTGCCGGGCCGTTTTGAACGGGTAGATGGCGGTAAAGGCTTTGCGGTGATTGTTGATTATGCGCATACTCCTGACGGCTTGGAAAATATTTTACGTACAGCTAGGGAGATGAAGCCCTCCAGAGTGGTGACTGTTTTTGGCTGCGGTGGTGATAGAGACCGCACGAAGCGTCCGTTGATGGGGGCGCTGGCCGCACGGTACAGTGACGTGGTAATTGCTACCTCAGATAATCCTCGTTCAGAAGAACCGGAAAGCATTCTGAATGAAATTGAAGCAGGTATTTTGAGAGAACTGCGCCCGGAGGTGCAGTATGAAAAGATCGTTGATCGACGTCAAGGCATCGGTCGAGCTTTAGAATTAGCGCAAGCTGGAGATATTATTTTAGTAGCTGGCAAAGGACATGAAAACTATCAAATTCTAAAAGACAAGACGATTCATTTTGATGATAAGGAAATAATTCAAGAATGGTTGCGGCAAAAGGAGGTATAAAGATGAGCGCACAGTTTACGTTGGCGGAAATAGTGGAGGCGACAGGCGGCAAGGTAGTACGGGGGGGGAGTGAGCAACTGTCTTGTGCTGGGGTTTCAACCGACACACGCGCGTTGCAGTCGGGAGAACTTTTTGTAGCCTTGTCAGGAGATGCGTTTGACGCGCATCATTTTTTGACCGACGCGGTGCAGGCTGGTGCAGCGGCGCTTGTGGTACAGCGCGAAGTTGCGGTGTTAGAAGACGTATCTATTCCTGTTGTGCTGGTTGCTGATACGCGTAAAGCGTTGCAGGATTTAGCGAGATTCCATCGGTTGCGTTTTGCCATCCCTGTTATCGCCGTAACTGGCTCAAACGGAAAGACCAGTACGAAGGATATGGTAGCTGCGGCCTTAGGGGCGCGCTTTAATGTGCTGAAAACGCAAGGAAACTTCAATAACGAAATCGGCCTGCCGTTAACGTTGTTATCGTTAGAAGCTTCTCATGAAGCAGCTGTAGTAGAAATGGGAATGAGAGGTTTAGGGCAGATTGCAGAGTTGGCTGATATTGCTCGGCCGACGCAGGGAATTGTGACCAACGTAGGAGAAACGCATCTGGAACTTCTCGGGTCGGTGGCTAATATTGCCAAAGCGAAGGCAGAGTTGGTTCAGGCGCTTCCAACTGACGGCATAGCTATATTGAATCAGGATGATGCCCTGGTGAGGTCTATGGCGGCTCAAGCTCCTTGTCGTGTAGTTTCCTACGGATTGAGTAACAAGGCAGATGTGTGGGCGGAGGATGTGCATTATTCTGCGCAAGGTATTCGTTATATATGTTGCTATAAAGACGAACGGCAAGTGATGGAAATTCCTGCGGTAGGTGTTCATAATGTCTATAATAGCTTGGCTGCTGTTGCAATAGCGAAGGAAGTAGCAGGCTTATCTCTGGGGGATATTGCTGCAGCGTTGCAGCAATATGAGCCGAGCGGTATGCGATTTGAATTTGAACAGACGTCCCGGTATCTTTTGGTGAATGATGCCTATAATGCCAGTCCTTTATCGATGCGAGCGGCTATTGATACTGTGGCTGCTATCGCCCAAGGGCGTGTTGTGGCTGTTTTAGGTGACATGCTGGAACTAGGGGAGGCGGCCATTGAGGCGCATCGGGCTATTGGAATTCATTTAGTTACTTCCGGTATACGACATGTTGTAACCGTAGGAGCATTGGCTGGTTATATTGCCGAGTCAGCTAGATTGGCAGGGGCGGAAATCGCTTTGGCTTGCAATGACCATGGCGAGGCGCAATACGCTTTACGCAGCATCTTACGCAAGGGTGATACGGTGCTCGTCAAGGGATCGCGTGGGATGCATATGGAGGCTATTCTGGAGCGCTTGCGTTAAAACATCCAAATAATAAAACAGGGAGTCTTTGAAAGATGATGGAGTGGATTTTGCCGGGCCTTGCCGGGATGGTGGTTATCTTGGTGACAGGGCCGATTTTAATACCGATTTTGCATAAGTTGAAATTCGGACAGAGCATTCGCGAAGAAGGACCTCAGCGACATTTGGCCAAAGCGGGAACACCCACGATGGGCGGCTTACTGATGCTCTTGTCCATGACGGTAGCTACGCTGCTTTTTGGCGATTGGCGTCCAGAAGTGCTGGTAGCGTATTTGGTTTTTGTGGGCCATGGCTTGATCGGCTTTAGCGATGATTATATTAAAGTGGTATTGAAACGAAATCTAGGGCTGACTGCCAAACAAAAGCTGTTAGGGCAGGCTGTGTTGGCGGTAGTGCTGGCCTATGTGGCGCAGGTCTATTTGCAGCGGGGCACAGAAGTATGGCTTCCTGGCACTTCGCAAATGCTTGATTTGGGTTGGGGCTATTATGTTTTTTTATTTTTTATTCTTGTTGGCGCGAGCAATGCTGTGAATTTGACGGATGGCCTAGATGGGTTGGCAGCGGGAACCATGACGATTGCCAGTGTTTGCTATGCCGTCATTGCCTTTTATTTCGGGCATGCAGGACTTGGCGCATTTGCTGCGGCCCTGGCAGGATCCTGCTTGGGTTTTTTGTGGTTCAATGCGCATCCTGCGAAGATTTTTATGGGCGATACGGGCTCTTTGGCCTTGGGCGGTGCGTTGGCGGCTCTGGCGGTATTGACTAAAACGGAACTGCTGTTGGGCATCGTAGGTCTTGTTTTTGTAGCGGAGGCATTGTCTGTTATTTTGCAGGTGTTTTCCTTTAAAACAACAGGCAAGCGTATTTTTCGCATGAGTCCGCTGCATCATCACTTCGAATTGGGAGGCTGGTCGGAGCGCAAGGTGGTTCTGGCGTTTTGGTTAAGTGGCGTAGGCGCTGCCTTGGCGGCGTTGGGCGTTTTGTGGATTAGCGGCTTACGCTGACACCGAGGGAGCAGGTAGGAGGAAGATACATATGGAAATAGCAGCAAAGAAGGCTGTTGTGTTAGGTGCAGGAGTTAGCGGTGTGACAGTAGCCAAGGCGTTGCGGCGTGTGCAGGCGGACGTAACGCTTGTGGACGGCAAAAAAGCGGAGGAATTGTCTCTTCAAGTATTGAACTTGGCGAATGAAGGAATTCATCTTCAACTGGGTGCGGAAGCGGAAGAGTGCCTGGAAGACGCTGATTTTCTAGTGGTATCTCCCGGAATCCCATTAAAGGCGGCGTATGTGAGCAAGGCGCAGCAAAGAGGCATTCCGGTAGTTAGCGAGGTGGAAATTGCTTATCAACTTTGCAAGGCGCCTATGCTGGCTATTACGGGAACAAATGGTAAGACTACGACGACCACTCTTTTGGGGGAAATGATCAAAGCCGGCGGCTTTAAAACGGCTGTAGGCGGAAATATTGGCGCAGGCCTTTCAGAACAGGTACTGAACTTAGGTGCTGATGACATGGCGGTGGCTGAAATTTCTAGTTATCAATTGGAAAGTGTACAGGAGTTTCATCCGTATGTGGCAGCAGTCTTGAATGTGACGCCGGACCATTTGGAACGTCACGGCACCGTGGCACAGTATGGCAGTATCAAAGAGCGGGTCTTTAATAAACAGGGCCCTGAAGACGTTGTCGTACTCAACTATGATGACCCGATGACGCGTGATATGGCTAAACGGGCCCCGGGACGGGTGCTTTTCTTCAGTCGTCTGGAAGTGTTGCCTGAGGGCGCTTTTGTGCGCGCGGGGAAAATGGTTATTCGTTGGCAGGGGGCGGAAGTAGCGTTATTTGATGTAACGGAGTTGGACCTTCCTGGAGCTCATAATGTGGAAAATGTACTGGCCGCAGCGGCTATGGCGTATGTGGCAGGCGTGGCTCCATCGGTGATATGTCAAGTGTTACGTTTCTTTGAAGGGGTGGAGCATCGGATTGAGCTAGTGGCTGAAGTTGACGGTGTGAAATATTATAACGATTCCAAGGCCACCAATCCAGAATCGACCATTAAGGCGCTGGAGGCCTTTGATTCCGGTATTCTTCTTTTGGCGGGGGGCAAGGATAAAAATACGGACTTGCAGGCTATGATGAAGCTGGTCAAAGATAAGGTACGTCACTTGGTTTTGTTTGGCGCGGCGGCAGAACGCTTTGAAGCGGCGGCCCAGCAAGCAGGAGTGCAACAAATTCGCCGCGTTTCCGGCGTCGAAGAAGCGGTACAAGTGGCTCGAACGCTGGCGCAGCCTTCGGAAGTGATTTTGCTGTCACCTGCCTGTTCCAGTTTTGATCAGTTTTCTAGTTTCGAAGAGCGTGGACGCTTCTTTAAACAGTGTGTTGCGACGCTGGAGGCTGCAGCAGGAGGACAAGCATGAAAGTGGTGTTGTCCGGCGGTGGAACTGGTGGTCATATTTACCCGGCCCTGACAATTGGCGAAGAAATTTGTCGTTTGTGTCCGGGAACTGAGCTTTTATATATCGGTACAGCAAGCGGTCTTGAAGCGGATTTGGTTCCAAAGGCAAAAATTCCCTT
This genomic window from uncultured Anaeromusa sp. contains:
- the murD gene encoding UDP-N-acetylmuramoyl-L-alanine--D-glutamate ligase, which encodes MEIAAKKAVVLGAGVSGVTVAKALRRVQADVTLVDGKKAEELSLQVLNLANEGIHLQLGAEAEECLEDADFLVVSPGIPLKAAYVSKAQQRGIPVVSEVEIAYQLCKAPMLAITGTNGKTTTTTLLGEMIKAGGFKTAVGGNIGAGLSEQVLNLGADDMAVAEISSYQLESVQEFHPYVAAVLNVTPDHLERHGTVAQYGSIKERVFNKQGPEDVVVLNYDDPMTRDMAKRAPGRVLFFSRLEVLPEGAFVRAGKMVIRWQGAEVALFDVTELDLPGAHNVENVLAAAAMAYVAGVAPSVICQVLRFFEGVEHRIELVAEVDGVKYYNDSKATNPESTIKALEAFDSGILLLAGGKDKNTDLQAMMKLVKDKVRHLVLFGAAAERFEAAAQQAGVQQIRRVSGVEEAVQVARTLAQPSEVILLSPACSSFDQFSSFEERGRFFKQCVATLEAAAGGQA
- the plsY gene encoding glycerol-3-phosphate 1-O-acyltransferase PlsY, producing the protein MEFLWIVAVSYLVGAIPNGLLLGKAFWHTDLRQLGSCNIGATNAFRVLGPWPAFWVFLTDAAKGVFGVWLASQMAMPSLWVVAAGIAAIAGHNWSVFLGFKGGRGVATGLGVIAFLVPKVTLIVFAVWALIVWLTRYVSLASIVAAALVPVCMWFLGEEPAILLFGVLAAIFVIVRHRPNIQRLLKGEESKIRSGKR
- a CDS encoding cell division protein FtsL, yielding MLAQQRQEWKHPVEEQQHTPAKIFRKQPQCDVRLRARVGLLVCGVALLAIVGAVCSEFVVTTGYSVVKTKSQVMALEKENEQLQLEIAQLKAPQRIQAVAMRELGMVTPQNLYCVNPQTAPNYASVEAQDDLWDRVKANLKGATAQAGTNR
- the mraY gene encoding phospho-N-acetylmuramoyl-pentapeptide-transferase — its product is MMEWILPGLAGMVVILVTGPILIPILHKLKFGQSIREEGPQRHLAKAGTPTMGGLLMLLSMTVATLLFGDWRPEVLVAYLVFVGHGLIGFSDDYIKVVLKRNLGLTAKQKLLGQAVLAVVLAYVAQVYLQRGTEVWLPGTSQMLDLGWGYYVFLFFILVGASNAVNLTDGLDGLAAGTMTIASVCYAVIAFYFGHAGLGAFAAALAGSCLGFLWFNAHPAKIFMGDTGSLALGGALAALAVLTKTELLLGIVGLVFVAEALSVILQVFSFKTTGKRIFRMSPLHHHFELGGWSERKVVLAFWLSGVGAALAALGVLWISGLR
- the murF gene encoding UDP-N-acetylmuramoyl-tripeptide--D-alanyl-D-alanine ligase, with amino-acid sequence MSAQFTLAEIVEATGGKVVRGGSEQLSCAGVSTDTRALQSGELFVALSGDAFDAHHFLTDAVQAGAAALVVQREVAVLEDVSIPVVLVADTRKALQDLARFHRLRFAIPVIAVTGSNGKTSTKDMVAAALGARFNVLKTQGNFNNEIGLPLTLLSLEASHEAAVVEMGMRGLGQIAELADIARPTQGIVTNVGETHLELLGSVANIAKAKAELVQALPTDGIAILNQDDALVRSMAAQAPCRVVSYGLSNKADVWAEDVHYSAQGIRYICCYKDERQVMEIPAVGVHNVYNSLAAVAIAKEVAGLSLGDIAAALQQYEPSGMRFEFEQTSRYLLVNDAYNASPLSMRAAIDTVAAIAQGRVVAVLGDMLELGEAAIEAHRAIGIHLVTSGIRHVVTVGALAGYIAESARLAGAEIALACNDHGEAQYALRSILRKGDTVLVKGSRGMHMEAILERLR
- a CDS encoding CoA-binding protein, with protein sequence MEETMASLLQCKNWALVGATSNKGKFGYKIFQVMRTNGLHVFAVNPGLQEIDGQPCYASLADLPEPVEAVNVVVPPKVALGILEECQRLNISKVWLQPGADTVEVVEKAKELGLQVVYDACIMIELRHRGGV
- the rsmH gene encoding 16S rRNA (cytosine(1402)-N(4))-methyltransferase RsmH; this translates as MTRRFVLQEFHHVSVLLEKTVQAVLQDPAGIYVDCTLGGAGHAKYLADQLNAQGRFIGIDQDPAALAAGRERLSGVQCQVDLMHSNFSRLSDVLAELGVAKVNGIVFDLGVSSHQLDVAERGFSYQQDAPLDMRMNPQQASSAYDVVNTYEEAELTRIIKEFGEERWAKRIAAFIATARQTAPIETTGQLVDIIKRAIPAAARRDGPHPAKRTFQAIRIEVNQELEILQGAFRTAIEHLLPGGRLAIITFHSLEDRAAKQALAAAAKGCICPPKLPICMCGHQPQVRLVGKPVTPSEHELESNPRARSAKLRIAEKLGR
- a CDS encoding DUF1858 domain-containing protein: MKSITKEMSIIEVVQQHPETVDVFRNFGMGCLGCAAARFENIEQGASAHGIDIEALITSLNQSIAQ
- the trxA gene encoding thioredoxin, yielding MAALKEVNDAMYQEEVLDEKQPVLVDFWAPWCSYCNKLTPVLEEISLELADKLKIVKINVDENRSLAQRYDIKGLPTMMLVKDGDVAEKIVGFLPKASIVGKVEPFL
- the mraZ gene encoding division/cell wall cluster transcriptional repressor MraZ, with the protein product MLLGEYQHTLDAKGRLILPAKFREEIGETIVFTKGLDDCLFGYSLSEWSLLEEKLKKLPLAKPEARAFTRFFFAGAAEIGYDKQGRILLPPVLREHARLEKEVVVIGVSNRIEIWSQDAWNTYNEALAPSVSDLTQELIDLGI
- a CDS encoding UDP-N-acetylmuramoyl-L-alanyl-D-glutamate--2,6-diaminopimelate ligase codes for the protein MQKMLSELIALLPEAQCQETCEVAITGITQDSRQVRRGSLFICLPGSKVDGHDFAEKAIAEGAVALLAERPLAVSGAAVIVVPDVRKAMGRIVPFFYDRPTQKLRLLGVTGTNGKTTTTYLLKAILEAAGYRVGLIGTIQSLIGDEKVPTKNTTPDVVELQELMWRMAEAGMEYVVMEVSSHALALDRVAGCEFDMAMFTNMTQDHLDFHKTLGEYAEAKARLFSLASQAGSKIGKHAVINADDAAAEVMRNATDCDILTYGIENAKADLLAKEVQVTPEGARFMLQRKGEEWPVKLLLTGRFNVYNALGAIGAALSEGISWPVIQEALAVFAGVPGRFERVDGGKGFAVIVDYAHTPDGLENILRTAREMKPSRVVTVFGCGGDRDRTKRPLMGALAARYSDVVIATSDNPRSEEPESILNEIEAGILRELRPEVQYEKIVDRRQGIGRALELAQAGDIILVAGKGHENYQILKDKTIHFDDKEIIQEWLRQKEV